Proteins encoded in a region of the Pseudomonas denitrificans (nom. rej.) genome:
- a CDS encoding AraC family transcriptional regulator produces the protein MAQHLLPEQRQQATLHTVVLATEVLHHAGVPRPKLLEGSGIGEADLLTPEKLITHAQELRVFANALNCHHDPALGLYLGLRMHVSAYGILGYSMLASRTLRDALQLALSFPELLGTYFRLALTPQGDEVHLTADGYRYAPELTVFNTELCLTSLLTVIRDLLGESVRPRRLLLAYRPPLHAETYTERLGCPVDFGAPTSALCFSPALLDRPLPLADPVSCHNGVQQCLRMSGVLSARGDVLDQLRQHLASHLQDTASLDTVARHLHRSTRTLRRHLQQQNTSYQQVLDEVRFDRARQLLKDTDLPIYLIAEQLGYSETASFRHAFQRWSGASPSLYRG, from the coding sequence ATGGCCCAGCACCTGCTTCCCGAACAACGCCAGCAGGCGACCCTGCACACGGTGGTGCTGGCGACCGAGGTGCTGCACCACGCCGGCGTACCGCGCCCGAAGCTGCTGGAGGGCAGCGGCATCGGCGAGGCGGACCTGCTGACGCCGGAAAAGCTGATCACCCACGCGCAGGAGCTGCGGGTCTTCGCCAACGCCCTGAACTGCCACCACGATCCGGCGCTGGGCCTCTACCTCGGCCTGCGCATGCATGTCTCGGCTTACGGCATCCTCGGTTACAGCATGCTCGCCAGCCGCACCCTGCGCGATGCGCTGCAACTGGCGCTGTCCTTCCCCGAGCTGCTCGGCACCTACTTCCGCCTGGCGCTGACGCCGCAGGGCGACGAGGTCCACCTGACCGCCGACGGCTACCGCTACGCGCCGGAGCTGACGGTGTTCAACACCGAGCTGTGCCTGACTTCGCTGCTGACGGTGATCCGCGACCTGCTCGGCGAGTCGGTGCGGCCTCGTCGGCTGCTGCTGGCGTATCGGCCGCCACTGCACGCGGAGACCTACACCGAGCGCCTGGGCTGCCCGGTGGATTTCGGCGCGCCCACCAGCGCGCTGTGCTTCAGCCCGGCGCTGCTGGACCGGCCGCTGCCGCTGGCCGACCCGGTCAGTTGCCACAACGGCGTGCAGCAGTGCCTGCGCATGAGCGGGGTGCTCAGCGCCCGTGGCGATGTGCTCGACCAGTTGCGCCAGCACCTGGCGAGCCACCTGCAGGACACCGCCAGCCTGGACACCGTGGCGCGCCACCTGCACCGCTCCACCCGCACCCTGCGGAGGCACCTGCAGCAGCAGAACACCAGCTATCAACAGGTGCTCGACGAGGTGCGCTTCGACCGCGCGCGGCAGTTGCTCAAGGACACCGACCTGCCGATCTACCTGATCGCCGAACAGCTGGGCTACAGCGAGACGGCCAGTTTCCGGCATGCCTTCCAGCGCTGGAGCGGGGCGAGTCCGAGTTTGTATCGGGGCTGA
- a CDS encoding ABC transporter ATP-binding protein, whose product MTSAITIERICMEFGTPGQGLKALDDVSLEIRANEFFTLLGPSGCGKTTLLRLIAGFEQPSSGSIRLYGDAMEGLPPFRRPVNTVFQSYALFPHMTVAENIAFGLEMQGKQRSDIDATVQKMLDLVRLPDVGKRRADQLSGGQQQRIALARALASRPKVLLLDESLSALDLKLRKEMQIELKRLQHETGITFIFVTHDQEEALTMSDRIAVMSRGKVMQIGTPTEIYEAPVNRLVADFIGETNFLEGESSGDSVRLADGQLLPAATTLPGKVTLAIRPERTELAQDGQLEGVVENIVYVGTDTVYHLNVAGQGGFRVRQQNRDGALSTHAPGARVRVRIPATAIRVLAE is encoded by the coding sequence ATGACCAGCGCGATCACCATCGAGCGGATATGCATGGAGTTCGGTACACCCGGACAAGGCCTCAAGGCCCTGGACGACGTGTCACTGGAAATCCGCGCCAACGAGTTCTTCACCCTCCTCGGCCCATCGGGCTGCGGCAAGACCACCTTGCTGCGACTGATCGCCGGCTTCGAACAACCCTCCTCCGGCAGCATTCGCCTTTACGGCGACGCGATGGAAGGCCTCCCGCCCTTCCGCCGCCCGGTCAATACCGTCTTCCAGAGCTACGCCCTGTTCCCCCACATGACGGTGGCGGAGAACATCGCCTTCGGCCTGGAAATGCAGGGCAAGCAGCGCAGCGACATCGACGCCACCGTGCAGAAGATGCTCGACCTGGTGCGCCTGCCCGACGTCGGCAAGCGCCGCGCCGACCAGCTCTCCGGCGGCCAGCAACAGCGCATCGCCCTGGCCCGCGCCCTGGCCAGCCGACCCAAGGTACTGCTGCTCGACGAATCGCTTTCCGCGCTGGACCTCAAGCTGCGCAAGGAAATGCAGATCGAGCTCAAGCGCCTGCAGCACGAGACCGGCATCACCTTCATCTTCGTCACCCATGACCAGGAAGAAGCGCTGACCATGTCCGACCGCATCGCGGTGATGAGTCGCGGCAAGGTCATGCAGATCGGCACGCCCACCGAGATCTACGAGGCGCCGGTCAATCGCCTGGTGGCCGACTTCATCGGCGAGACCAACTTCCTCGAAGGCGAATCCAGCGGTGACAGCGTGCGCCTGGCGGACGGCCAGCTGCTGCCGGCCGCCACCACCCTGCCCGGCAAGGTAACCCTGGCGATCCGCCCGGAGCGCACCGAGCTTGCGCAGGATGGCCAGCTCGAAGGCGTGGTCGAGAACATCGTCTACGTCGGCACCGACACCGTGTACCACCTCAATGTCGCCGGTCAGGGCGGCTTCCGGGTCCGTCAGCAGAACCGCGACGGCGCCCTTTCCACCCACGCGCCCGGCGCGCGGGTGCGGGTCCGCATTCCCGCCACCGCCATCCGGGTGCTGGCCGAATGA
- a CDS encoding ABC transporter permease, translated as MSTLRALAERKSLFNRLALTSPAMIMLVVFLVLPLGIMFAVSIQAPGDYGGVKWGQHTVEAYINFLWERDLDDSLAFNADYLGIFQRSFWLSILTTLGCVLIGFPTALYLALQDERRRNLLLFLVTVPFWTNLLVRVYAWMLLLRNGGLIDEGLHGLGFSDASLGILYTDNAVIIGLLYTYLPFMVLPIYTSLEKMDWRLVEAAFDLGANRWKALKRIIIPLAMPGIVAGCILVFIPSLGSYIIPELLGGGKSLMIGNLIQLQFGTAHNWPFGAALSFALLAFVLLAMMIYSMRFKQGASGGHP; from the coding sequence ATGAGTACACTGCGCGCACTGGCGGAACGAAAGTCGCTGTTCAATCGCCTGGCCCTGACCAGCCCGGCAATGATCATGCTGGTGGTGTTCCTCGTCCTGCCGCTGGGCATCATGTTCGCCGTGTCGATCCAGGCACCGGGGGACTACGGCGGCGTGAAATGGGGCCAGCACACCGTCGAGGCCTACATCAACTTCCTCTGGGAACGCGACCTGGACGACAGCCTGGCCTTCAACGCCGACTACCTGGGCATCTTCCAGCGCTCGTTCTGGCTGTCGATCCTGACCACCCTGGGCTGCGTGCTGATCGGCTTCCCCACCGCACTGTACCTGGCGCTGCAGGACGAACGCCGGCGCAACCTGCTGCTGTTCCTGGTCACGGTGCCGTTCTGGACCAACCTGCTGGTGCGGGTCTACGCCTGGATGCTGCTGCTGCGCAACGGCGGGCTGATCGACGAGGGCCTGCACGGGCTGGGCTTCTCGGACGCCTCCCTGGGCATCCTCTACACCGATAACGCGGTGATCATCGGCCTGCTCTACACCTACCTGCCGTTCATGGTCCTGCCCATCTACACCAGCCTGGAGAAGATGGACTGGCGCCTGGTGGAAGCGGCCTTCGACCTGGGCGCCAACCGCTGGAAGGCCCTCAAGCGGATCATCATCCCGCTGGCCATGCCCGGCATCGTCGCCGGCTGCATCCTGGTGTTCATCCCTTCGCTGGGCAGCTACATCATCCCCGAGCTGCTCGGGGGCGGTAAGTCGCTGATGATCGGCAACCTGATCCAGCTGCAGTTCGGCACGGCACACAACTGGCCGTTCGGCGCGGCGCTATCCTTCGCCCTGCTGGCCTTCGTGCTGCTGGCGATGATGATCTACAGCATGCGATTCAAACAGGGCGCGTCGGGAGGTCATCCATGA
- a CDS encoding ABC transporter permease — protein sequence MKSANPLWRFTGVRPAAWLFFAFLYIPIFVLVVLSFNSGQSATLWESFSLKWYSVVADDPEILRAAKNSLIVATLATVVATTLATLAALGMRGRSFRGQTLMSGVLGLPLLVPEIVTAVATLMFFAFIGLKLSLFTILLAHIVFCIPFAYLPIRARLEGMDPRLAEAAADLYASPWKTFWKVTFPLLTPGIVSGAMLAFIISMDDFVITYFVAGAGATTLPVYIFSSIRMGISPKINAISSIILLISIAFVALSYYVGQRRR from the coding sequence ATGAAGTCGGCCAACCCGCTCTGGCGGTTCACCGGGGTCCGGCCCGCCGCCTGGCTGTTCTTCGCCTTCCTCTACATCCCGATCTTCGTGCTGGTGGTGCTGAGCTTCAACAGCGGCCAGTCGGCGACGCTGTGGGAAAGCTTCAGCCTGAAATGGTACTCGGTGGTGGCGGACGACCCGGAGATCCTTCGCGCCGCGAAGAACTCGCTGATCGTTGCCACCCTGGCCACCGTCGTCGCCACCACCCTGGCCACGCTCGCCGCGCTGGGCATGCGCGGTCGCTCGTTCCGCGGGCAGACGCTGATGAGTGGCGTGCTGGGCCTGCCGCTGCTGGTGCCGGAGATCGTCACCGCGGTGGCGACCCTGATGTTCTTCGCCTTCATCGGTCTGAAGCTGTCGCTGTTCACCATCCTGCTGGCGCACATCGTGTTCTGCATTCCCTTCGCCTACCTGCCGATCCGCGCCCGCCTCGAAGGCATGGACCCCAGGCTGGCCGAAGCGGCGGCGGACCTCTATGCCTCGCCGTGGAAGACCTTCTGGAAGGTGACCTTCCCACTGCTGACACCCGGGATCGTGTCGGGGGCGATGCTGGCATTCATCATCTCCATGGACGACTTCGTCATCACCTACTTCGTCGCCGGCGCCGGGGCCACCACCCTGCCGGTGTACATCTTCAGCTCCATCCGAATGGGGATTTCCCCGAAGATCAACGCCATATCTTCAATAATACTGTTGATTTCCATCGCGTTCGTTGCGTTGTCGTACTACGTCGGCCAGCGTCGCCGCTGA
- a CDS encoding ABC transporter substrate-binding protein codes for MKFRRTPIARALVAASLLLAGSAHADGTLHFANWSDYFPPELLKKFEKDTGIHATLDSYDSNETLLAKLKAGGGAYDVVVPSDSFIEIFVKEGLLQKLDKSQLPNLANLKDKFKTLTYDPGHDYSVPYLWGTTGYSYDSAKVPGGKLDESWKPFFEPPAELKGKVVALNSIEELYAPASYYLGIDECTEDPKEAAKIQDLLLKQKPMLAMYNSDGTIERMAAGEVSMHQQWNGAFHRAHAQRASLVYVYPKEGVRLFIDNLTIPKDATNIKEAHAFLNWMMQPENIALASNFAKYNNAIEGSDKYMDKELFDDPAINTPADKLDRLKPFKLCSPKALQLRSKVWTKLKK; via the coding sequence ATGAAATTCCGCCGTACCCCCATCGCCCGCGCGCTCGTCGCCGCCAGCCTGTTGCTGGCCGGCAGCGCCCATGCCGACGGCACCCTGCACTTCGCCAACTGGTCCGACTACTTCCCGCCGGAACTGCTGAAGAAGTTCGAGAAGGACACCGGCATCCACGCCACCCTGGACTCCTACGACAGCAACGAAACCCTGCTGGCCAAGCTCAAGGCCGGCGGCGGCGCCTACGACGTGGTCGTGCCGTCGGACAGCTTCATCGAGATCTTCGTCAAGGAAGGCCTGCTGCAGAAGCTCGACAAGTCGCAGCTGCCGAACCTGGCGAACCTGAAGGACAAGTTCAAGACCCTGACCTACGACCCGGGCCACGACTACTCCGTGCCCTACCTGTGGGGCACCACCGGCTACAGCTACGACAGCGCCAAGGTTCCCGGCGGCAAGCTGGACGAGAGCTGGAAGCCGTTCTTCGAGCCGCCGGCCGAGCTGAAAGGCAAGGTGGTGGCGCTCAACTCCATCGAAGAACTGTACGCCCCGGCGTCCTACTACCTGGGCATCGACGAGTGCACCGAGGACCCGAAAGAGGCGGCGAAGATCCAGGACCTGCTGCTCAAGCAGAAACCGATGCTGGCCATGTACAACAGCGACGGCACCATCGAGCGCATGGCCGCCGGCGAAGTCTCCATGCACCAGCAATGGAACGGCGCCTTCCACCGCGCCCACGCCCAGCGCGCCAGCCTGGTCTACGTCTATCCCAAGGAAGGCGTGCGCCTGTTCATCGACAACCTGACCATTCCCAAGGACGCCACCAACATCAAGGAGGCCCACGCCTTCCTGAACTGGATGATGCAGCCTGAGAACATCGCCCTGGCCTCCAACTTCGCCAAGTACAACAACGCGATCGAAGGCTCGGACAAGTACATGGACAAGGAGCTGTTCGACGACCCGGCGATCAACACCCCGGCGGACAAGCTGGATCGCCTGAAGCCCTTCAAGCTGTGCTCGCCCAAGGCGCTGCAGCTGCGCTCCAAGGTCTGGACCAAGCTGAAGAAATGA
- a CDS encoding APC family permease, with protein MASQHSASTTRTPQSTQQGTPANADARLKRVLGLPALVFFGLVYMVPLTMFTTYGVVTEMTGGRTATAYLITLLAMLFTAASYSFMVRKYPISGSAYSYTSLSFGPVVGFLSGWSLLLDYLFLPMINYLLIGLFMNIAFPEIPAWMFVVASIALVTVLNVVGISQVAGMSNVIVGAQLVFIVVFVVMSIKSLAGGAAIDFSLPFIGDGTQPGFAPLMAGAAVLCLSFLGFDAVSTMAEETRDARRDIPRAIIITTVIAGLMFTLLAIISQLVFPGSVFQNADSAANEVMLKAGGQFLGNFFTSAYIAGCIGSALASQASVSRIIFTMGRDGILPRSLFGVLHARFQTPVVAILVVSAVSLLAVVLDLTTLASMISFGALVAFSVVNLAVIRTYLGVERRRGAKNVLLYGAIPFIGLCLTLWLWTSLSQLTLVVGLSWFAVGFAYLAVHTGGFRRKAPSVNFEENA; from the coding sequence ATGGCCAGCCAACACAGCGCCAGCACCACACGCACTCCACAGAGCACCCAACAGGGCACCCCGGCCAACGCCGACGCCCGCCTGAAACGCGTCCTCGGCCTGCCCGCCCTGGTCTTCTTCGGCCTGGTCTACATGGTCCCGCTGACCATGTTCACCACCTACGGCGTGGTCACCGAAATGACCGGCGGCCGTACCGCCACCGCCTACCTGATCACCCTGCTGGCGATGCTGTTCACCGCAGCGTCCTACAGCTTCATGGTGCGCAAGTACCCGATTTCCGGCTCCGCGTACTCCTACACCAGCCTGAGCTTCGGCCCGGTGGTCGGCTTCCTGTCCGGCTGGTCGCTGCTGCTCGACTACCTGTTCCTGCCGATGATCAACTACCTGCTCATCGGCCTGTTCATGAACATCGCCTTCCCGGAAATCCCGGCCTGGATGTTCGTGGTCGCCTCCATCGCCCTGGTCACCGTGCTCAACGTGGTCGGCATCAGCCAGGTCGCCGGCATGAGCAACGTCATCGTCGGCGCGCAGCTGGTGTTCATCGTGGTGTTCGTGGTCATGTCGATCAAGAGCCTGGCCGGCGGCGCCGCGATCGACTTCTCCCTGCCCTTCATCGGTGACGGCACCCAGCCCGGCTTCGCCCCGCTGATGGCCGGCGCCGCCGTGCTGTGCCTGTCGTTCCTGGGCTTCGACGCGGTCTCGACCATGGCCGAGGAAACCCGCGACGCGCGCCGCGACATCCCCCGCGCGATCATCATCACCACCGTCATCGCCGGCCTGATGTTCACCCTGCTGGCAATCATCAGCCAGCTGGTATTCCCCGGCAGCGTGTTCCAGAACGCCGACTCGGCGGCCAACGAAGTGATGCTCAAGGCCGGTGGCCAGTTCCTCGGCAACTTCTTCACCTCCGCCTACATCGCCGGCTGCATCGGCTCGGCGCTGGCATCCCAGGCTTCGGTGTCGCGCATCATCTTCACCATGGGCCGTGACGGCATCCTGCCGCGCAGCCTGTTCGGTGTCCTGCACGCGCGCTTCCAGACCCCGGTCGTGGCGATCCTGGTGGTCTCCGCCGTGTCCCTGCTGGCGGTCGTGCTGGACCTGACCACCCTCGCCTCGATGATCAGCTTCGGCGCGCTGGTGGCCTTCTCCGTGGTCAACCTGGCGGTGATCCGCACCTACCTGGGCGTCGAGCGCCGCCGCGGCGCGAAGAACGTCCTGCTGTACGGAGCGATTCCGTTCATCGGCCTGTGCCTGACCCTGTGGCTGTGGACCAGCCTCTCGCAGCTGACGCTGGTCGTCGGCCTGAGCTGGTTCGCAGTCGGCTTCGCTTACCTGGCGGTGCATACCGGCGGCTTCCGTCGCAAGGCACCGAGTGTGAATTTCGAGGAAAACGCCTGA
- a CDS encoding histone deacetylase family protein, giving the protein MLTIYTDDHRLHHGQHELIGGQFTPCFEKPSRADMVLDRAKAVKLGDIQAPRDFGLEPILRVHSEGFVRFLQHAWRDWLATGRTHDMLPICWPTRRLRQKEPDSIDGRLGYYSLDAGAPITAGTWQAVLSSVNVAMTGQAELAKGARSVFSLCRPPGHHASADFMGGYCFFNNAAIAAQSILDQGANRVAILDVDYHHGNGTQDIFYDRADVLFTSIHGDPRFEYPYFLGYADEKGQGVGEGFNFNYPLASGSDWSVWSLALQAAIRQISAYKPDVLIVSLGVDTYKEDPISQFKLDSPDYLRMGEAIGKLGLPTLFVMEGGYAVEEIGINAINVLQGFESIG; this is encoded by the coding sequence ATGTTGACGATCTATACCGACGACCATCGCTTGCACCACGGTCAGCACGAGCTGATCGGCGGCCAGTTCACCCCCTGCTTCGAAAAGCCCAGCCGCGCCGACATGGTGCTGGACCGGGCCAAGGCGGTGAAACTGGGCGACATCCAGGCCCCGCGGGACTTCGGCCTGGAACCCATCCTGAGGGTGCACAGCGAAGGCTTCGTGCGGTTCTTGCAGCACGCCTGGCGTGACTGGCTGGCCACCGGCCGGACCCACGACATGCTGCCGATCTGCTGGCCTACCCGCCGCCTGCGGCAGAAGGAACCGGACAGCATCGACGGCCGGCTGGGTTACTACAGCCTGGACGCTGGCGCGCCGATCACCGCCGGCACCTGGCAGGCGGTGCTCAGCTCGGTGAACGTGGCGATGACCGGCCAGGCCGAACTGGCCAAGGGCGCGCGCTCGGTGTTCTCGCTGTGCCGCCCGCCGGGTCACCACGCCTCGGCGGACTTCATGGGCGGCTACTGCTTCTTCAACAATGCGGCCATCGCCGCCCAGTCGATCCTCGACCAGGGCGCCAACCGCGTGGCCATCCTCGACGTCGACTACCACCACGGCAACGGTACCCAGGACATCTTCTACGACCGCGCCGACGTGCTGTTCACCTCGATCCACGGCGACCCGCGCTTCGAGTACCCCTACTTCCTCGGCTACGCCGACGAGAAGGGCCAGGGCGTGGGCGAAGGCTTCAACTTCAACTATCCACTGGCCTCGGGCAGCGACTGGTCGGTGTGGAGCCTGGCGCTGCAGGCGGCGATCCGGCAGATCTCGGCGTACAAGCCGGACGTGCTGATCGTGTCGCTGGGCGTGGATACCTACAAGGAAGACCCGATCTCCCAGTTCAAGCTGGACAGCCCGGACTATCTGCGCATGGGCGAAGCCATCGGCAAGCTGGGCCTACCGACCCTGTTCGTGATGGAGGGCGGTTACGCGGTGGAAGAGATCGGCATCAACGCGATCAACGTGCTGCAGGGCTTCGAAAGCATCGGTTGA
- a CDS encoding NirD/YgiW/YdeI family stress tolerance protein yields MKLTHLPLIAAAGLFSTITLAAGYTGPGSDAKPAAAAAQVTTVKRAQSAHDDTPVVLEGVITKRIGGEHYEFKDATGSIEVEIDNDDWPAGAAVSENTKVRLTGEVDHHKLKATDIDVDRVEVLQ; encoded by the coding sequence ATGAAACTGACTCATCTCCCCCTGATCGCTGCCGCTGGCCTGTTCTCCACCATCACCCTGGCTGCCGGCTACACCGGTCCGGGCAGCGACGCCAAGCCCGCTGCCGCAGCCGCCCAGGTCACCACGGTCAAGCGGGCGCAGTCCGCCCACGACGACACCCCGGTGGTGCTGGAGGGCGTGATCACCAAGCGCATCGGCGGTGAACACTACGAGTTCAAGGATGCCACCGGCAGCATCGAGGTCGAGATCGACAACGATGATTGGCCCGCTGGCGCGGCTGTCTCTGAGAACACCAAGGTGCGCCTGACTGGCGAGGTCGACCATCACAAGCTGAAGGCCACCGACATCGATGTGGATCGCGTGGAAGTTCTCCAGTAA
- a CDS encoding SdiA-regulated domain-containing protein: MTMSILRPRWLLLALLFLLVVLGYLTSRFHWDDRARLWLREQDTSAQARSESVWLPGYRAVIQAKPLKGGLEGQETSDLAYNPVTRTLFTVTGKKPLLAELSLTGDVLRVIPLLGMSNPEGVAVLENGNVAVTDERQNSLTIFHVDPQTRELSTAKLSSFDLGPRGKKNKGIEGIAWDPRQHRLVLGQERDPLALFSLPSDGGASLSGALQPLPSDLLMTNVSALSIDPRTGHTLVLSAESHLLLELDEKGEPISFISLLGGLNGLDDRIPRAEGVAIDEQGTIYMVSEPDLFYVFKREATVKTD, encoded by the coding sequence ATGACCATGTCCATCCTTCGTCCCCGCTGGCTGCTGCTGGCCCTGCTGTTCCTCCTCGTGGTGCTCGGCTACCTGACCTCCCGCTTCCACTGGGATGACCGCGCGCGCCTCTGGCTGCGTGAACAGGACACCAGCGCTCAGGCGCGCTCGGAAAGCGTCTGGCTGCCCGGATACCGTGCAGTGATCCAGGCCAAGCCGCTCAAGGGTGGCCTCGAGGGGCAGGAAACCTCCGATCTGGCCTACAACCCGGTGACCCGCACCCTGTTCACCGTTACCGGCAAGAAGCCGCTGCTGGCCGAGCTGTCGCTTACCGGTGATGTGCTGCGGGTGATCCCGCTGCTGGGCATGTCGAACCCCGAGGGCGTTGCGGTACTGGAGAACGGCAATGTTGCCGTGACCGACGAACGCCAGAACTCCCTGACCATCTTCCATGTCGACCCGCAGACCCGCGAACTGAGCACCGCGAAGCTGTCCAGCTTCGACCTCGGTCCGCGCGGCAAGAAGAACAAGGGTATCGAGGGCATCGCCTGGGACCCTCGCCAGCATCGACTGGTGCTGGGCCAGGAGCGTGATCCGCTGGCGCTGTTCAGCCTGCCCAGCGACGGTGGGGCCAGCCTGAGCGGTGCGCTGCAGCCCCTGCCCAGCGACCTGCTGATGACCAACGTGTCGGCGCTGAGCATCGACCCGCGCACCGGCCATACCCTGGTGCTGTCGGCGGAGTCGCACCTGCTGCTGGAGCTGGACGAGAAGGGCGAGCCGATCAGCTTCATCAGTCTGCTCGGCGGCCTCAACGGCCTGGATGACCGCATCCCGCGCGCCGAGGGCGTGGCCATCGACGAGCAGGGCACCATTTACATGGTGAGCGAGCCGGACCTGTTCTACGTGTTCAAGCGCGAGGCGACCGTCAAAACAGATTGA
- a CDS encoding fumarylacetoacetate hydrolase family protein: protein MSYQHQYVDGTPIHFTLGKVVCVGRNYAEHAKELNNPVPTEPLLFIKPGSCTVSQAGGFAIPEDRGSVHYEAEIAVLIGKPLSRKPSTEEVLDAISGYAPALDLTLRDVQAKLKEKGLPWELAKSFDGAFVLAPFVSADHFPDPTDIGIRLVIDGEVRQDGNSRDMLNPIVPLIQHICGHFSLQPGDVVSTGTPVGVGPLTSGSEVVLELPGASRFESRVL, encoded by the coding sequence ATGAGTTACCAGCACCAGTACGTCGATGGCACCCCGATCCATTTCACCCTGGGCAAGGTGGTCTGCGTCGGCCGCAACTACGCGGAGCACGCCAAGGAGCTGAACAACCCGGTACCGACCGAGCCGCTGCTGTTCATCAAGCCCGGCTCCTGCACCGTGTCGCAGGCCGGCGGCTTTGCCATCCCGGAGGATCGTGGCTCGGTGCACTACGAGGCGGAAATCGCCGTGCTGATCGGCAAGCCGCTGTCGCGCAAGCCGAGCACCGAGGAAGTGCTGGATGCCATCTCCGGCTACGCCCCGGCGCTGGACCTGACCCTGCGTGACGTACAGGCCAAGCTGAAGGAAAAGGGCCTGCCCTGGGAGCTGGCCAAGTCCTTCGACGGCGCCTTCGTGCTGGCGCCCTTCGTCAGCGCCGACCACTTCCCGGACCCGACCGACATCGGCATCCGCCTGGTGATCGACGGCGAGGTCCGCCAGGACGGCAACAGCCGCGACATGCTCAACCCCATCGTGCCGCTGATCCAGCACATCTGCGGGCACTTCTCGCTGCAGCCGGGCGACGTGGTCTCCACCGGCACCCCGGTCGGCGTCGGCCCGCTCACGAGCGGCAGTGAGGTGGTGCTGGAACTTCCCGGTGCCAGCCGATTCGAAAGCCGCGTGCTTTAA
- a CDS encoding FAD-binding oxidoreductase gives MTRDALIESLKPLLDAGKLLTDADSLETYGKDWTKHFAPAPLAIAFPKSTEQVQAIVRWANEHKVALVPSGGRTGLSAAAVAANGEVVVAFDYMNKVLEFNEFDRTVVCQPGVITKQLQTFAEEHGLYYPVDFASSGSSQIGGNIGTNAGGIKVIRYGMTRNWVAGMKVVTGKGDLLELNKDLIKNATGYDLRQLFIGAEGTLGFVVEATMRLERQPKNLTAMVLGTPDFDSIMPVLHAFQNKLDLTAFEFFSDKALAKIMARGDVPPAFETDCPFYALLEFEASTEEVANEALATFEHCVEQGWVLDGVMSQSEQQLQNLWKLREYISETISHWTPYKNDISVTVGKVPAFLKDIDDIVAANYPDFEVVWFGHIGDGNLHLNILKPENLTKDEFFAKCATVNKWVFETVQKYNGSISAEHGVGMTKRDYLGYSRSEAEIGYMKAVKAVFDPNGIMNPGKIFAE, from the coding sequence ATGACCCGCGACGCCCTGATCGAATCGCTCAAGCCCCTGCTGGATGCCGGGAAGCTGCTGACAGACGCCGATTCCCTCGAGACCTATGGCAAGGACTGGACCAAGCATTTCGCCCCGGCGCCCCTGGCGATCGCCTTCCCCAAGAGCACCGAGCAAGTCCAGGCCATCGTCCGCTGGGCCAATGAACACAAGGTCGCGCTGGTTCCCTCGGGTGGCCGTACCGGTCTCTCCGCCGCCGCTGTCGCCGCCAATGGCGAAGTGGTCGTGGCCTTCGACTACATGAACAAGGTGCTGGAATTCAACGAATTCGACCGCACCGTGGTCTGCCAGCCGGGCGTGATCACCAAGCAGCTGCAGACCTTCGCCGAAGAGCACGGCCTGTATTACCCGGTGGACTTCGCGTCGTCGGGTTCCAGCCAGATTGGCGGCAACATCGGCACCAATGCCGGCGGTATCAAGGTCATTCGCTACGGTATGACCCGCAACTGGGTGGCCGGCATGAAGGTCGTCACCGGCAAGGGCGACCTGCTCGAACTGAACAAGGACCTGATCAAGAACGCCACCGGCTATGACCTGCGCCAGCTGTTCATCGGCGCCGAAGGCACCCTGGGCTTCGTGGTCGAGGCCACCATGCGCCTGGAGCGCCAGCCGAAGAACCTCACCGCGATGGTCCTCGGCACCCCGGACTTCGACTCGATCATGCCGGTGCTGCACGCCTTCCAGAACAAGCTGGACCTGACCGCCTTCGAGTTCTTCTCCGACAAGGCCCTGGCCAAGATCATGGCCCGTGGCGACGTGCCGCCGGCCTTCGAGACCGACTGCCCGTTCTATGCGCTGCTGGAATTCGAGGCGAGCACCGAGGAAGTGGCCAACGAGGCGCTGGCCACTTTCGAACATTGTGTAGAGCAGGGCTGGGTCCTCGACGGCGTGATGAGCCAGAGCGAACAGCAGCTGCAGAACCTGTGGAAGCTGCGCGAGTACATCTCCGAGACCATCTCCCACTGGACGCCCTACAAGAACGACATCTCCGTCACCGTCGGCAAGGTCCCGGCCTTCCTCAAGGACATCGACGATATCGTCGCGGCCAACTACCCCGACTTCGAAGTCGTCTGGTTCGGCCACATCGGCGACGGCAACCTGCACCTGAATATCCTCAAGCCCGAGAACCTGACCAAGGACGAGTTCTTCGCCAAGTGCGCGACCGTCAACAAGTGGGTCTTCGAGACCGTGCAGAAGTACAACGGCTCCATCTCGGCCGAGCACGGCGTGGGCATGACCAAGCGCGATTACCTGGGTTACTCTCGCTCCGAGGCTGAAATCGGCTACATGAAGGCGGTCAAGGCGGTGTTCGACCCGAACGGGATCATGAACCCCGGCAAGATCTTCGCCGAATAA